TCAACAACCTGCTCAACCAGTACCAGCAGGCGCTCAAACAGACCTACGAGGAGTTCAAGAAGAAGGCCGAGATGACCATACAGCAGGCCTCGCGCAGCCCGCGCCCGCAGCGCGGCGACCAGATGCCGCTGGAGCAGAGGCTTCAGTTGCAGATACAGGAAGAGTGGCGCCAGATACACAGCGAGCTGGACGCCCAGTACGGCAAGGCGCTGGACGAGCACAAGCAGAAGATCAGGGACATCGCCTGAGTGTACCTTATCAGGCCCGGAAAGCGCGCTCCTTCCAGAACGGGTAGAAATCAGGCATGTCGCTGCTGACCTTCATGGGGAATTTAGGGGGCCGCTTCTCCAGGAAGGACGCCACTCCCTCCATCACGTCTTTCTCGCCGTAGATCCAGTTCAGCGCTTTGGTCTCCAGTATATGGGCCTCCATGGGATGGTCCGCGCCCAGCATCTTCCACATCAACTGCCTGCAGATGGCCACCGATATGGACGAGCTGTTGTCGGCGATGCCGGCCGCTATCTCCCTGGCCCTGGGTATCAGGTCCTCCGGCTCCACCAGCTCGCTCACCAGCCTCTTCTCGTAGGCCTCCTGCGCGCTGAAGACGCGCCCGCTGTAGACCCATTCCGCCGCGGCCCCCATGCCCACCAGGCGGGGCAGAAACCAGGTGGCGGCGCCGTCCAGTATGATGCCCCTCCTGGCGAAGACGAATCCCATCTTTGCGCCCTTAACCGCTATACGCACGTCCATGGGCAGCGTCATGGTGATGCCGAAGCCCACGGCCGGACCGTTGATGGCCGCTATGACCGGCTTTTTCATATCGTAGATGCGCAGGCAGACCACGCCCCCCTCATCCCGGCGGGGAGCGTTATCCGCCTTGCCCGTGAACCTGTCGTGAAACGAGTCCAGCTTGCTCTCGTCCGACAGGTTGGCGCCGGCGCAGAAGGCCCTGCCCGCCCCCGTCACGATAACCACGCGCACGCTGTCATCATTGTCGGCCCGGTCGAAGGCCGCGGCCAGCTCGGCGCAGGCGGACGAATTGACCGCGTTCATGATCTCGGGCTGGTTGAGCGTCAGCATCAGTATATTGTCGGATACCTCGTATTTAAGATAGTTGAACTCCATTTGCCCTCCTTATGTAAAGCGAAGATATATCACGGCCTTACCCGCCGGCCTGCTATTATAAATTATTGCGATATCAAATGGCAGACACATTTGTTATAATGCGATTATGCGATACACCGCAGCCGCAGCCGTTGTTGCGCTGTCCCTCGTGCTGGTCATTCTGCCGGCCGCGGGCTGCGGGTCCTGCGCGCCCGACCCGCTGCCGGGCGGCGTGAAGATTTACTCGGGAGACAAGGCCATGGAGACGGAGCCGGAGCAGCCGCCGCAAACCCCTCCTCCGCAGCCGGTGACCCAGCCGGCAATACAGACCAAAGAGCGGCATGAGACCGTCACGGACGCCAACAGCGTGTTCTCCATCGGTGCGCCCGCCGTCGGCTACATCGAGGAGCGCTGGGTCACGACGCAACAGCCGGTGAATTTCTGGTTCGAATACCTGACGCCCGACATGTCGCTGACGTTGAACGGTGTGCCTGTGGAGATAACCACCCGCTACGGCGCGGGCAAGACCGCGTTCACAACCGGCGTCACCAGCTTCAGCTACGTGATGAAGTACACTTCCACGCAGCAGCTTTCGTACAACCTGCGCATCGTGCCTTCGACCCCGGGCGCGTCGGTCCCCATGGTTACCAGGGAGACCTGGATCGCGCCCTAATCCTGGTCCACCAGCTCCATGGTGTGCGCGATCTCTTTCCAGAGCGGCAACCTCTCAGGCGCGATGTCCAGCGGCGCCACTCCACCGAATAATATGTAACGGTTACCTTTCTTTATACCGTAGACATAGACCTGAGACGATATCTTGGTTGCAGACTTGGCATCATACAGATATTCGAAAGCCGGCGTGACCCCGTCCGCCAGCGTGGTGGCATTATCGCTGGCAACCACTTTGGGACTGGCCCCGCCGCCCGACAATCTAATAGACTTGGCCCACTCGAAGGCTACGGAGTCGGCATCCACTCCGAAAGTGCTCACAATATACACCCTGATTGTATTGGCGTCCGGCGTTGAGGGAGACGCAACCGCTCCGAAGACCGAGTCCGGCAGAGCTTGCTGCTTATATTCCTTGGGATACCTGACCCTGAAATCATAGACGTCGTTGAAATATTCGTTGTAGTCCCAGGGCGGCAGCGGAGTCTCTTTTTTAGCCGCGGCCGCGGCCTCGGCGGCTGTGGGAGCGGGCGGTGCGATGACCATGGTCACCACCACATTTTGCGGCGAGTTCCTCGTCCCGGCGCCCGCGATGGTGATATTTTCCGTATATGTGCCGGGCTCCAGTCCGGCGGGGGCGATGAAGACATCAAGTGTTTTGCTGTAGCCTTTCTCCAGCGCTCCGTCCATCTCGGTCAACCATATCCAGGGCACGGTCTCCCTGGCAGCCCAGGCCATCACCCCGCCGCCCTCGTTCATAAAGGTGATCGTCCTGGTGACGGTCTTGCTGTCGCCCTGATTAAACTGCACATTAATGGCCAGCGAGTTGATGCCCAGCCTGGGCGATACAACCGCAGGCTCCTCCTGTGTCGCTGCCGGCGTAGCCGCGGGCTCGGCGCAGCCGGCGATCAACAGCGAGACTATTACCAATGCCATGCAGATGTTGTTTCTGATACTATGACTATAAACCTTCGTAAATAGTTTCCTCATGATTAAATTATAACAGGCCGGGCAAATAGCGCT
This genomic window from Dehalococcoidia bacterium contains:
- a CDS encoding enoyl-CoA hydratase-related protein; this encodes MEFNYLKYEVSDNILMLTLNQPEIMNAVNSSACAELAAAFDRADNDDSVRVVIVTGAGRAFCAGANLSDESKLDSFHDRFTGKADNAPRRDEGGVVCLRIYDMKKPVIAAINGPAVGFGITMTLPMDVRIAVKGAKMGFVFARRGIILDGAATWFLPRLVGMGAAAEWVYSGRVFSAQEAYEKRLVSELVEPEDLIPRAREIAAGIADNSSSISVAICRQLMWKMLGADHPMEAHILETKALNWIYGEKDVMEGVASFLEKRPPKFPMKVSSDMPDFYPFWKERAFRA